TCGTAATTTACAACCAGGTGATATTTCACCCATCATTGAAAGCTCAAATGGTTTTCATATTGTTACGCTATTAGATACCCGTCGCACCCAAGGTCAACAAGGCCTGGCATTGCAGGAAGAAGCCATTCAAGCGATTCGGAATCGTAAAGGCAATGAAACCTTTGATTTGTGGATGCGCCGTTTACGTGATGATGCTGTCATCGACATTCGTTTGTGAGGTCGGTTATGTCCTATCACCCCAGTCGTTTAGTCATTAGCTCTGGTGAACCCGCGGGGATTGGTCCCGATTTAATTTGTGAACTAGCACAGCTTCATTGGCCGGTGCCATTGGTTGTCATCGGTGATCGCCAATTATTGCAAGAGCGTGCCCAGCAAATCAATCTGCCATTGACCCTGCATGACTATCATACTGATGACGCGCAAGCACCGCTAGAGCCAGGCCATCTATACCTACTGCACGAACCCTTAGCGGCACCCTGTCAAGCAGGCCTGATGAATCCCGCCAATGCCCAGTATGTGCTCAATATGCTGACTCGCGCTACCCAAGGCTGTTTGAGTGGTGAATTTAGTGCGCTAATTACCGGCCCGGTGCATAAGGGGGTTATTAATGAGGCGGGGGTCGCTTTTAGTGGTCATACCGAAATGCTGGCAGAACTCAGCGATGTCGATCAGGTGGTGATGATGCTGGCGACACCTGGCTTACGCGTGGCCTTGGCAACAACGCACCTGCCGTTGCGCGCCGTTGCCGATGCGATTACCCCAGAATTAGTCGGTCGCATTATCGACATTACTTATCAATCGTTACAGACCCAATTTGGTTTACCCCAACCACGATTAATG
This Thiomicrospira cyclica ALM1 DNA region includes the following protein-coding sequences:
- the pdxA gene encoding 4-hydroxythreonine-4-phosphate dehydrogenase PdxA, whose protein sequence is MSYHPSRLVISSGEPAGIGPDLICELAQLHWPVPLVVIGDRQLLQERAQQINLPLTLHDYHTDDAQAPLEPGHLYLLHEPLAAPCQAGLMNPANAQYVLNMLTRATQGCLSGEFSALITGPVHKGVINEAGVAFSGHTEMLAELSDVDQVVMMLATPGLRVALATTHLPLRAVADAITPELVGRIIDITYQSLQTQFGLPQPRLMVAGLNPHAGEDGHMGREEIDIINPIIAQRQAQGWNVTGSYPADTLFTPAKLNQADAFLAMYHDQGLPVLKHKGFGQAVNITLGLPFVRTSVDHGTALELAGTGQADAGSFRYAIQVALEMLEAQHEPR